A window from Festucalex cinctus isolate MCC-2025b chromosome 4, RoL_Fcin_1.0, whole genome shotgun sequence encodes these proteins:
- the LOC144017247 gene encoding aspartate aminotransferase, mitochondrial produces the protein MALLKSNKVFVCLGNITPALGVMSSRNSSWWGGVQMGPPDPILGVTEAFKRDTNPKKMNLGVGAYRDDQGKPFVLSCVRKAEALIASKQLDKEYLPIGGLAEFTKACAQLALGADNEVLKSGRSITVQTISGTGSLRVGANFLSRFHGGPHDVYLPKPSWGNHTPIFRDAGMQLKAYRYYDPSTCGFDFNGALEDISKIPEQSVILLHACAHNPTGVDPRPEQWKEIASIVKKRNLLAFFDMAYQGFASGDIDRDAWAVRYFVEQGHNIVLSQSFAKNMGLYGERVGGFTVVCKDSEEAKRVESQLKILIRPIYSNPPMNGARIAATILNTPDLRSLWLEEVHGMANRIIKMREQLAAGLKKNGSTHNWQHVIDQIGMFCFTGLKPEQVERITKEFSVYMTKDGRISMAGVSSGNVEYLAEAIHAVSK, from the exons ATGGCCCTGCTCAAGTCCAACAAAGTGTTCGTCTGTTTGGGGAACATTACCCCGGCACTCGGTGTTATGTCCTCCCGTAACAG TTCCTGGTGGGGTGGAGTGCAGATGGGTCCCCCTGATCCCATCCTGGGGGTGACCGAAGCCTTCAAGAGGGACACCAACCCCAAGAAGATGAACCTGGGGGTGGGAGCCTACAGGGATGACCAAGGCAAGCCCTTCGTCCTCAGCTGTGTTCGCAAG GCAGAGGCATTGATTGCCTCAAAACAGCTGGATAAGGAGTATCTGCCCATTGGTGGTTTGGCAGAGTTTACCAAAGCTTGCGCCCAACTTGCTCTTGGCGCTGATAATGAGGTCTTGAAGAGTGGCAGG AGCATCACTGTCCAGACCATCTCAGGAACTGGATCACTGCGCGTTGGAGCAAACTTTTTG TCCCGGTTCCATGGAGGTCCTCATGATGTGTACTTGCCCAAACCTTCCTGGGGTAACCACACACCCATCTTCAGAGACGCTGGAATGCAGCTCAAAGCATACCGCTACTACGACCCCTCCACATGTGGCTTTGATTTCAATGGTGCTCTGGAGGACATCTCT AAAATCCCAGAGCAGAGTGTGATCTTGTTGCATGCCTGTGCCCATAACCCCACCGGTGTGGACCCCAGGCCTGAGCAGTGGAAGGAGATCGCCTCCATTGTGAAG AAGCGCAACTTGCTGGCGTTCTTCGACATGGCCTACCAGGGCTTTGCAAGTGGAGACATTGATCGCGATGCCTGGGCCGTGCGCTACTTTGTCGAGCAGGGCCACAACATTGTGCTGTCCCAGTCCTTTGCTAAGAACATGGGTCTCTATG GTGAGCGTGTGGGAGGCTTCACCGTGGTGTGTAAGGACAGTGAGGAGGCCAAGAGGGTGGAGTCTCAGCTCAAGATCCTCATCAGGCCCATTTACTCCAACCCGCCAATGAACGGAGCGAGAATTGCTGCCACTATTCTGAACACGCCAGATCTGCGTTCACTTTG GCTGGAGGAGGTCCACGGGATGGCCAATCGCATCATCAAGATGAGAGAACAGCTGGCGGCCGGCCTGAAAAAGAATGGCTCCACCCACAACTGGCAGCATGTCATCGACCAGATTGGCATGTTCTGCTTTACGGGCCTGAAACCTGAACAG GTTGAACGTATAACGAAGGAGTTTTCGGTGTACATGACCAAGGATGGCAGAATCTCCATGGCAGGTGTGTCCTCCGGGAATGTGGAATACCTGGCGGAGGCCATTCATGCCGTTTCAAAGTAG